TATTGAGCAGTTGGATTGTGGCAGTTTTGCATCTCAAGCCGGAGATGGTGAAGGCGGACTGCAGCTTGAACATATCCTGGATAAGGGCGCAGCGCTTGATTGTTTGCGGCAACAGGGATTTGAACGCATTGTGGCGGTGGGGGATGGCATGAATGATTGCGCCATGTTTGACCGGGCTGACATCGCCATCGCCTATGGTGGCGTGCATGCTCCGGTTGCGGGGTTAACCGCGCGGGCCGATTATCTGGTAAATAACGGGAGGAAGCTGTGTCAATTGTTACAAATGCTGTAATAGCAGCCGCAGGTATGGGCTCGCGCATTGGGCTGGGAATGCCCAAGTGTATGATTGAAATCCAAGGGGTTACCTTACTGAGCCGGATGTTAGCTGCTCTGGTTGGGCAGGTCGAGCATGTTTTCCTGGTGGTGGGATATCGGGAAAATCTGGTGGCTGAATATTGTCGCCGCCATCATCCTGAGGTGATTTTGGTGCGTAATCCTGATTTTGCCACTACCAATACCGCCGCCAGTTATGGCATCGCGGCACGCTATTTACAGGGTAAGACACTGTTTATTGACGGCGATTTAATTGTTAATCCGGCATCATTGGCAGCTTTTCTACAGCAGGCTGAGGATTGCCCACTGCTGGTGGGGATCACCCCGGCCAGTTCAGATAATGCCGTGCTGGTGAGTCACCAAGGCGATACGATCACCGGCTTTACGGCGCAGCAGGGTGAGTCGGCGGCATATGAATGGGCCAATTTATTTGTTGGTGATGGGCGGGTATTTGAGTCTGCTGACGGTTTTGTTTACGAGTCGCTCAATGCCTTTTTGCCTGCGCGCTGCGCGGCGGTGGAATTATGTGAAATTGATACTCAGGCTGACTATCAGCGGGCTTGTGCTTTTGTGCAGACCCTAGATTATTGGCAGCATCAGCAAACGATTGCCAACAGTCCAGTAGCATCAAGAGAGAAAGATGGTATTACGTCAGATGTGAGTTGTATCTGAATTTTGGGGCGAGATTTGAGGAAGATAATACGCTCGTATTATAAAGCCGGACAGTATTGAGTCCGGCTTTTTTGTGGCTATAGGGCGATAGCGTTAGAACATGCCAGTTGTGGTATCGGTATAAGAAGAGATGATGTTTTTGGTATGGCGGTAAGCATTTAGCATCATCATATGGGTTTCACGACCGAATCCGGATTTTTTGTAACCGCCGAAAGAAGCATGGGCTGGGTACATATGGTAGCAGTTGACCCATACCCGGCCAGCTTCAATACCGCGGGATACACGGTGAACCTGGTGAACATCACGGGACCAGACACCGGAGCCCAGTCCGTACATGGTGTCATTGGCGATTTCCAGTGCCTCAGCCTCATCTTTAAAGGTGGTCACAGCCAGTACCGGGCCAAAGATCTCTTCTTGGAAGATACGCATCTTATTGTGGCCTTTGAAGATGGTGGGTTGGATATAGAAACCATCTGGGAAGGTCTGGTTATCATAAGCGGCGCCACCAATCAGGCACTGTGCGCCTTCTTCTTTACCAATAGCGATGTATTTCAGAATTTTTTCTTTCTGATCAATCGAGCATTGCGCGCCCATTTTGGTAGCGGGATCCAGAGGGTTTTCTTCTGTAATAGCTTTGACCCGTTCCAGCAC
This region of Shewanella sp. NFH-SH190041 genomic DNA includes:
- a CDS encoding NTP transferase domain-containing protein codes for the protein MSIVTNAVIAAAGMGSRIGLGMPKCMIEIQGVTLLSRMLAALVGQVEHVFLVVGYRENLVAEYCRRHHPEVILVRNPDFATTNTAASYGIAARYLQGKTLFIDGDLIVNPASLAAFLQQAEDCPLLVGITPASSDNAVLVSHQGDTITGFTAQQGESAAYEWANLFVGDGRVFESADGFVYESLNAFLPARCAAVELCEIDTQADYQRACAFVQTLDYWQHQQTIANSPVASREKDGITSDVSCI